A part of Nesterenkonia lutea genomic DNA contains:
- a CDS encoding glucose-6-phosphate isomerase codes for MSSLSLTLSGAAREAAENQVPGLLDHEFASRLAAKDHTLWGVEAEDEASRRLGWVALFEDSRRLLPQITQLRLELATEGITRVVLAGMGGSSLAPEVICATAGVDLTVLDSTDPQHVASVIGTEIEKTVLVVSSKSGSTVETDSQRRIVQQAMTDAGIDAASRTVIVTDPGSPLAQQSAEAGVRAVFEADPTVGGRYSALTAFGLVPSGLAGADLESLLDDAEETLAILSEDDADNPGLRLGSAIGGTAPLRNKLVITDAGSPLVGLGAWIEQLIAESTGKNGTGLLPVIVADGEPELHRDADDVLVTQIIDVEAEDGASVDNDIADAVVTSHMVRTGGSLGAQFMLWEVATVVAGSLLGINPFDQPDVESAKTAARGLLDAEAPETGDSVVDGAVAIRALGSSALTGADTSTLESALKALLESVPQDGYLAVMAYLDRTGETELESLRAQLSSLSGRPVTFGWGPRFLHSTGQFHKGGPHVGAFLQLTTDSEGDVEVPERPFTLAQLISAQAAGDAQVLADHGMPVLHVHLQDRQAGVTQLVDTVESL; via the coding sequence ATGAGCTCACTCTCCCTGACACTGAGCGGGGCGGCCCGCGAAGCCGCCGAGAACCAGGTCCCTGGTCTTCTGGACCACGAGTTCGCCTCCAGGCTGGCGGCCAAGGATCACACCCTCTGGGGAGTCGAGGCCGAGGACGAGGCCAGCAGGCGCCTCGGCTGGGTCGCGCTCTTCGAAGACTCCCGCCGGCTCCTGCCCCAGATCACCCAGCTTCGCCTGGAGCTCGCCACAGAGGGCATCACCCGCGTGGTGCTCGCCGGCATGGGCGGCTCCTCCCTCGCGCCAGAAGTCATCTGCGCCACCGCAGGCGTGGATCTCACCGTGCTCGACTCCACCGATCCACAGCATGTGGCCTCGGTGATCGGCACCGAGATCGAGAAGACCGTGCTCGTGGTCTCCTCGAAGTCCGGCTCCACAGTGGAGACCGATTCCCAGCGCCGGATCGTGCAGCAGGCGATGACCGATGCCGGCATCGACGCCGCCTCCCGCACGGTGATCGTCACTGACCCCGGCTCTCCGCTGGCCCAGCAGTCCGCCGAGGCCGGCGTGCGCGCCGTCTTCGAGGCGGACCCCACGGTGGGCGGCCGCTATTCCGCGCTGACCGCCTTCGGTCTGGTCCCGTCCGGGCTCGCCGGCGCGGACCTGGAGTCGCTGCTCGACGATGCCGAGGAGACCCTCGCCATCCTCTCCGAGGACGACGCCGACAACCCCGGCCTGCGTCTGGGCTCGGCCATCGGCGGCACCGCGCCGCTGCGGAACAAGCTCGTGATCACCGACGCCGGCTCCCCGCTGGTGGGACTGGGCGCGTGGATCGAACAGCTCATCGCAGAGTCCACCGGCAAGAACGGCACCGGCCTGCTCCCGGTCATCGTCGCCGACGGCGAGCCCGAGCTGCACCGCGACGCCGATGATGTGCTGGTCACCCAGATCATCGACGTGGAGGCCGAAGACGGCGCCTCCGTGGACAATGACATCGCCGACGCCGTCGTCACCTCGCACATGGTGCGCACCGGCGGCAGCCTCGGCGCCCAGTTCATGCTCTGGGAGGTCGCCACCGTCGTGGCCGGCTCCCTGCTGGGCATCAACCCCTTCGACCAGCCCGACGTCGAGTCCGCCAAGACCGCCGCCCGCGGACTCCTCGACGCCGAAGCACCGGAGACCGGGGACTCCGTGGTCGACGGCGCAGTGGCCATCCGCGCGCTGGGCAGCTCCGCGCTGACCGGGGCCGACACCTCCACGCTCGAGTCGGCGCTGAAGGCGCTCCTGGAGTCGGTGCCGCAGGACGGCTACCTCGCCGTGATGGCCTATCTCGACCGCACCGGGGAAACCGAGCTCGAATCCCTCCGGGCCCAGCTCTCCTCCCTCAGCGGACGCCCGGTGACCTTCGGCTGGGGCCCCCGGTTCCTGCACTCCACCGGCCAGTTCCACAAGGGCGGCCCGCATGTCGGAGCGTTCCTGCAGCTGACCACAGACTCCGAGGGCGACGTCGAGGTCCCGGAGCGTCCCTTCACGCTGGCCCAGCTGATCTCGGCCCAGGCCGCAGGCGATGCCCAGGTGCTCGCCGATCACGGCATGCCGGTGCTGCATGTGCACCTGCAGGATCGTCAGGCCGGCGTGACCCAGCTGGTCGACACGGTGGAGTCCCTGTGA
- the zwf gene encoding glucose-6-phosphate dehydrogenase codes for MVMFGVTGDLARKKLLPAIYDLANRGLLPPSFSLVGFGRRDWTHEQFAAEVLDHVKASARTAFDQQVWDQLAAGLRFVNATGFDDDAAYAQLGETLEELKESRGTRGNHAYYLSIPPNSFEIVCQKLSSHGLASAQIGQDDPWSRVVIEKPFGHDLKSAQELNTVVESVFPPDAVFRIDHYLGKETVQNLLALRFANQLFEPLWNAHHVDHVQITMAEDIGIGGRASYYDGVGAARDVIQNHLLQLLALTAMEEPISFDADHLRAEKEKVLAAVRLPADLDGASARGQYTSGWQGGEQVVGFLDEEGFNPDSTTETFAALKLDINTRRWAGAPFYLRAGKRLGRRVTEIAVIFKRAPNLLFQDHDDHEFGQNAVVIRVQPDEGATIRFASKVPGTQMEVRDVTMDFGYGHAFTEDSPEAYERLILDVLLGEPPLFPRHEEVELSWKILDPFEEHWEAQQVQPEPYAPGGWGPQSAHDLLARDGRSWRRP; via the coding sequence ATGGTCATGTTCGGCGTGACCGGAGACCTGGCGCGCAAGAAGCTCCTGCCCGCCATCTATGACCTGGCCAATCGCGGCCTGCTGCCACCGAGCTTCTCGCTCGTCGGGTTCGGGCGCCGGGACTGGACCCATGAGCAGTTCGCCGCCGAGGTGCTGGATCACGTCAAGGCCTCGGCCCGGACCGCCTTCGATCAGCAGGTCTGGGACCAGCTCGCGGCCGGGCTGCGCTTCGTCAACGCCACCGGCTTCGACGACGACGCCGCCTACGCCCAGCTCGGCGAGACCCTCGAGGAGCTCAAGGAATCCCGCGGCACCAGGGGCAATCATGCCTACTACCTCTCCATCCCGCCGAACTCCTTCGAGATCGTCTGCCAGAAGCTCTCCTCCCACGGCCTCGCCAGCGCGCAGATCGGGCAGGACGATCCCTGGAGCCGGGTGGTCATCGAAAAGCCGTTCGGGCACGATCTGAAGTCTGCCCAGGAGCTCAACACCGTGGTCGAGTCGGTCTTCCCGCCCGACGCCGTGTTCCGGATCGACCACTACCTGGGCAAGGAGACGGTGCAGAACCTGCTTGCCCTTCGCTTCGCGAACCAGCTCTTCGAGCCGCTGTGGAACGCCCATCACGTGGACCATGTGCAGATCACCATGGCCGAGGACATCGGCATCGGCGGCCGGGCCAGCTATTACGACGGCGTGGGCGCCGCGCGAGACGTGATCCAGAACCACCTGCTCCAGCTGCTCGCGCTGACCGCGATGGAGGAGCCCATCTCCTTCGACGCGGATCACCTGCGTGCTGAGAAGGAGAAGGTGCTCGCCGCAGTCAGGCTGCCCGCTGACCTCGACGGAGCCTCGGCTCGCGGACAGTACACCTCGGGCTGGCAGGGCGGGGAGCAGGTCGTCGGATTCCTGGACGAGGAGGGGTTCAACCCTGATTCGACCACGGAGACCTTCGCGGCGCTGAAGCTCGACATCAACACTCGCCGATGGGCCGGAGCACCGTTCTACCTCCGGGCCGGCAAGCGGCTGGGGCGCCGGGTCACCGAGATCGCTGTGATCTTCAAACGTGCCCCGAACCTGCTCTTCCAGGATCACGATGATCACGAGTTCGGTCAGAACGCCGTCGTCATCCGGGTCCAGCCCGATGAAGGGGCGACCATCCGGTTCGCCTCCAAGGTGCCCGGGACCCAGATGGAGGTGCGCGACGTGACCATGGACTTCGGCTACGGCCATGCCTTCACCGAGGACAGCCCGGAGGCCTATGAGCGGCTCATCCTCGACGTCCTGCTCGGAGAGCCGCCGCTGTTCCCGCGCCACGAGGAGGTCGAGCTCTCCTGGAAGATCCTTGACCCCTTCGAGGAGCACTGGGAGGCCCAGCAGGTCCAGCCCGAGCCCTACGCCCCCGGCGGATGGGGTCCCCAGTCCGCCCATGATCTGCTCGCCCGAGACGGCCGCAGCTGGCGCAGGCCATAA
- a CDS encoding glucose-6-phosphate dehydrogenase assembly protein OpcA — MIVDIENTTTSKVSKKLRELREAGGVVALTRVLTLVILTSKDNAEPAIAAANLASREHPCRIIVLASGRTSDATRLDAQIRVGGDAGASEVIVLEASGEIAEQNEAMVSALLLPDAPIVAWWADELPDGVSKTPIGKIAHRRITDTAMDPRPLDALRRLAAHYSEGDTDLAWTRLTRWRIQLASILDTLDPDAITSVTVEAAADLPSAALLSAWLQMALSVPVELVSTAVPEDSELPLTLTAVTFHRATGDVSLSRPRGEEIAELRSADGLVQGIPLPVRTLQDCLAEELRRLDSDEIFGEVLSRGLPSTQLPIGFSPAG; from the coding sequence ATGATCGTCGACATCGAGAACACCACCACCTCCAAGGTCTCCAAGAAGCTGCGTGAGCTGCGTGAGGCAGGCGGCGTGGTCGCCCTGACCCGGGTGCTCACCCTGGTCATCCTGACCTCCAAGGACAACGCCGAACCTGCCATCGCAGCGGCCAACCTCGCCTCCCGGGAGCACCCGTGCCGGATCATCGTGCTGGCCTCCGGCAGGACCTCCGATGCGACGCGGCTCGATGCCCAGATCCGCGTCGGCGGTGACGCCGGGGCCTCCGAGGTCATCGTGCTGGAAGCCTCGGGGGAGATCGCCGAGCAGAACGAGGCGATGGTCTCTGCGCTACTGCTGCCAGATGCTCCCATCGTCGCGTGGTGGGCCGACGAGCTTCCGGACGGAGTCAGCAAGACTCCCATCGGGAAGATCGCACATCGCCGTATCACCGACACGGCCATGGATCCACGACCACTGGATGCGCTGCGCCGGCTCGCCGCGCACTACAGCGAAGGCGACACAGATCTGGCCTGGACCCGGCTGACCCGCTGGCGGATCCAGCTCGCCAGCATCCTGGACACCCTGGATCCTGACGCGATCACCTCCGTGACGGTGGAGGCCGCAGCTGACCTCCCCAGCGCCGCGCTGCTCTCGGCCTGGCTGCAGATGGCGCTCTCGGTGCCCGTGGAGCTCGTCTCCACGGCCGTGCCGGAGGACTCCGAGCTTCCCCTGACGCTGACCGCCGTCACGTTCCACCGTGCCACCGGCGATGTCAGCCTCTCCCGCCCCCGCGGAGAGGAGATCGCCGAGCTGCGCAGCGCCGACGGGCTGGTCCAGGGCATCCCGCTGCCGGTCCGCACACTCCAGGACTGCCTGGCCGAGGAGCTGCGTCGGCTCGACTCCGATGAGATCTTCGGCGAGGTGCTCAGCAGAGGACTGCCCTCCACCCAGCTGCCGATCGGATTCTCCCCTGCCGGCTGA
- the pgl gene encoding 6-phosphogluconolactonase, whose amino-acid sequence MTDPANTTMAAPRTEIYADKDQLVTVVAERLLAVLVDASRHAGIAHAVLTGGSAGIAVLEKVADLVTEPGTETPAWTTVHFWWGDERLLPSDDPERNAMQAHTALLDLLIAEHGLPAENIHRMPTSEDAATPEIGAEMYAASLEVHAEEGGRAGLALPRFDVLLLGVGPDGHIASLFPGKASLNTEGVVAVGEDDSPKPPPQRVSLTFDAIHSADRVWTVVVGADKATAASRALAGGTDPQEIPATKVRGARETIWHLDQAAAAKLR is encoded by the coding sequence ATGACAGATCCCGCGAACACCACGATGGCCGCCCCGCGCACTGAGATCTACGCCGACAAGGACCAGCTGGTGACCGTGGTCGCCGAACGGCTGCTGGCGGTGCTGGTGGACGCCTCCCGGCACGCCGGGATCGCCCACGCGGTCCTCACCGGAGGCAGCGCCGGCATCGCCGTGCTGGAGAAGGTCGCGGACCTGGTCACCGAGCCGGGAACCGAGACTCCGGCGTGGACGACCGTCCACTTCTGGTGGGGCGACGAACGGCTGCTCCCCAGCGATGATCCGGAGCGCAACGCCATGCAGGCGCATACGGCCCTTCTGGACCTGCTCATCGCCGAGCACGGACTGCCGGCCGAGAACATCCACCGCATGCCGACCTCCGAGGACGCGGCCACTCCAGAGATCGGCGCGGAGATGTATGCCGCGAGCCTCGAGGTCCATGCCGAGGAGGGCGGCCGCGCAGGCCTCGCGCTGCCCCGCTTCGACGTGCTGCTGCTCGGAGTGGGCCCCGATGGACACATCGCGAGCCTCTTCCCGGGGAAGGCCTCGCTGAACACGGAAGGTGTGGTCGCCGTGGGCGAGGACGACTCGCCGAAGCCTCCGCCGCAGCGCGTGTCGCTGACCTTCGACGCCATCCACAGCGCAGACCGCGTGTGGACCGTCGTCGTGGGCGCAGACAAGGCGACCGCGGCGTCCAGGGCGCTGGCCGGGGGCACCGACCCGCAGGAGATTCCGGCCACGAAGGTCCGCGGCGCCAGGGAGACGATCTGGCACCTGGACCAGGCGGCCGCGGCCAAGCTCCGCTGA
- the secG gene encoding preprotein translocase subunit SecG has product MSALTIALQVLLALISILLIMLILLHKGRGGGMSDMFGGGVTSSLGSSGVAERNLNRLTITLGVTWGLIVVALALLVQVNVDS; this is encoded by the coding sequence GTGTCTGCGCTGACCATCGCACTTCAGGTGCTCCTGGCACTCATCAGCATTCTGCTGATCATGCTCATACTGCTCCACAAGGGGCGCGGCGGTGGCATGTCCGACATGTTCGGCGGCGGTGTGACCTCGTCACTGGGATCCTCCGGCGTGGCCGAGCGGAACCTGAATCGGCTGACCATCACCCTGGGAGTGACCTGGGGCCTGATCGTTGTCGCCCTGGCGCTGCTGGTCCAGGTGAACGTCGACAGCTGA
- the tpiA gene encoding triose-phosphate isomerase, protein MTTQKNGAFVRRPLIAGNWKMNIDHMEAIALVQKLAWTLNDAEHDHERVQVSVFPPFTDLRGVQTLVSGDKLSIDYGAQDLSEHDSGAYTGDISGVFLKKLGCTQVLIGHSERREVHGETDEQLNAKLSAALRHELVPVLCVGEGLEVREAGNHVSHTLAQLEGALRGHSAEELTELVVAYEPVWAIGTGKVAGPEDAQEMSAAIREKLAELYSREFADTVRVLYGGSVKSKNVASILAGPDVDGALVGGASLDPEEFANIISFEKHIGAQG, encoded by the coding sequence ATGACCACTCAGAAGAACGGCGCTTTCGTGCGTCGCCCGCTGATCGCGGGCAACTGGAAGATGAACATCGACCATATGGAGGCGATCGCGCTGGTCCAGAAGCTCGCCTGGACCCTCAACGACGCCGAGCACGACCATGAGCGGGTCCAGGTGTCGGTCTTCCCTCCGTTCACCGACCTGCGCGGAGTCCAGACCCTGGTCAGCGGGGACAAGCTGAGCATCGACTACGGTGCCCAGGATCTCTCCGAGCACGACTCCGGCGCATACACCGGAGACATCTCCGGCGTGTTCCTGAAGAAGCTCGGCTGCACCCAGGTGCTCATCGGACACTCCGAGCGTCGCGAGGTCCATGGCGAGACCGATGAACAGCTCAACGCGAAGCTCTCCGCAGCGCTGCGCCACGAGCTCGTTCCGGTGCTGTGCGTGGGGGAGGGGCTCGAGGTCCGGGAGGCCGGCAACCATGTGTCCCACACCCTGGCTCAGCTCGAGGGTGCGCTGCGCGGCCACAGCGCCGAGGAGCTCACCGAGCTCGTGGTGGCCTACGAGCCGGTCTGGGCCATCGGCACCGGCAAGGTCGCCGGCCCGGAGGATGCGCAGGAGATGTCAGCCGCGATCCGGGAGAAGCTCGCGGAGCTCTACTCCAGGGAGTTCGCCGACACCGTCCGTGTGCTCTACGGCGGTTCGGTCAAGTCCAAGAACGTCGCCTCGATCCTGGCCGGGCCCGATGTGGACGGGGCCCTCGTCGGAGGCGCCAGCCTGGACCCGGAGGAGTTTGCGAACATCATCTCCTTCGAGAAGCACATCGGCGCACAGGGCTGA